The proteins below come from a single Mycobacterium parmense genomic window:
- a CDS encoding cellulase family glycosylhydrolase produces MNRRPRRTGRILMWLSLPVALIGVLALAPVEPVGPAQLGMCINISNTDAATVSREFDLISAMKVTWIRTDFDWSGIETQPGQFDWSYQDRVVREATARRLNVVAILDYSPTWARPRGTTSHTPPDHISDFANFANAAVARYAPLGVRTWEVWNEPNSSDFWQPLPDPEKYGELFRATAGAIRAVDPGATVLTGGLTRGTDSNSGTRISQTTFLEHLYANGAAQLASAVAVHPYSFPWLPSEDSPSLVGGFNDLPMVRDLMVRHGDAGKKVWITEFGAPTGTGPGSMSATDQANSVVQSRRQVRNWDWAGPLIYYELRDAGTDPNDIEQNFGLVRMDMSLKPAAEALMQ; encoded by the coding sequence TTGAACCGCCGCCCGCGACGCACAGGACGAATTCTCATGTGGCTCTCTCTCCCCGTTGCCTTGATAGGCGTCCTCGCGCTGGCACCGGTCGAACCGGTGGGACCGGCTCAACTGGGAATGTGCATCAACATCTCGAACACTGACGCGGCGACGGTGAGCCGCGAATTCGATCTGATCTCGGCAATGAAAGTCACCTGGATCAGAACCGACTTCGACTGGTCGGGGATCGAAACCCAGCCCGGTCAGTTCGACTGGTCTTACCAGGATCGGGTGGTACGCGAGGCGACGGCGCGGCGGCTGAACGTGGTGGCCATCCTGGACTACTCACCGACATGGGCGCGTCCGCGGGGTACCACGAGTCACACTCCGCCGGACCATATTTCCGACTTCGCCAATTTCGCCAACGCCGCGGTCGCCCGTTATGCGCCGCTTGGCGTGCGTACGTGGGAAGTGTGGAACGAGCCCAACTCGAGCGATTTCTGGCAGCCGCTCCCCGACCCGGAGAAGTACGGTGAACTCTTCCGCGCGACTGCGGGGGCAATACGTGCCGTGGATCCGGGCGCCACGGTGCTCACCGGCGGGTTGACCCGGGGAACCGACTCGAACAGCGGCACGAGGATCTCACAGACGACATTTCTCGAGCACTTGTACGCTAACGGGGCCGCTCAGTTGGCCAGCGCAGTTGCGGTGCACCCGTACAGCTTTCCTTGGTTGCCGAGCGAGGATTCGCCCTCCCTGGTTGGCGGCTTCAACGACCTGCCGATGGTGCGTGACCTGATGGTCCGCCACGGGGACGCCGGGAAGAAGGTCTGGATCACCGAATTCGGCGCACCGACCGGGACGGGTCCCGGTTCCATGTCGGCGACTGATCAGGCCAACTCCGTCGTGCAGTCCCGTCGCCAGGTGCGAAATTGGGATTGGGCCGGCCCGCTCATCTACTACGAGCTTCGGGATGCGGGGACCGATCCGAACGACATCGAGCAGAACTTCGGCCTGGTGCGCATGGACATGAGCCTGAAACCGGCGGCCGAGGCGTTGATGCAGTAG
- a CDS encoding YveK family protein produces the protein MDVGTALSAIRQRWAVIALIATTSIILSSIFALMNPPEYKATAEGWFSVSQPETRPPYALANGSQYILDRMPGYAQLAKTTPVLTPVVDTLHLQETPLTLSGRVTASSLADKTILQVTAGYSDPVAAAHIAEATLSSLGQTVSHIENGNIKVTPVGPATVLPESAQINLITFGLVGAIAGLVLGVFAAVGLEAFRRHRGRQPAESRR, from the coding sequence ATGGACGTCGGAACGGCGCTGAGCGCCATAAGGCAGCGTTGGGCGGTGATCGCCTTGATCGCTACCACGTCGATCATCTTGTCATCGATCTTCGCTCTGATGAACCCGCCCGAATACAAGGCGACAGCCGAAGGCTGGTTCTCGGTGTCACAGCCCGAGACCCGACCGCCCTACGCGTTGGCCAACGGTTCGCAGTACATCCTGGACAGGATGCCGGGCTATGCGCAGCTCGCCAAGACCACCCCCGTGCTGACGCCCGTTGTCGACACTTTGCACCTGCAGGAGACGCCGCTGACGCTCAGCGGGCGGGTGACGGCGTCGAGCCTGGCGGACAAGACGATCCTGCAAGTCACCGCGGGGTACAGCGATCCCGTAGCCGCGGCCCACATTGCCGAGGCGACGTTATCGTCACTGGGGCAGACGGTTTCACACATCGAAAACGGCAACATCAAGGTGACGCCCGTGGGCCCTGCCACCGTCCTGCCCGAGTCGGCACAAATCAACCTCATCACGTTCGGACTGGTGGGTGCGATAGCCGGCCTGGTTCTGGGGGTGTTCGCCGCCGTCGGCTTGGAGGCCTTTCGCCGGCATCGTGGACGGCAGCCGGCCGAGTCTCGGCGGTAA
- a CDS encoding glycosyltransferase: MAEHSARGLTQFNDAAIIHPTAAAARVEASAKDRSGDPPTTLGYLGRLTDAKGVDVLLAAIEGTDKRLIVAGEGESAFVAGLKSRARGQVEWRGQTELAPFFGEIDVLVVPSVWLEPFGLVVVEAARAGVPVLIAERPGLLEAARASGARHSTFAANDVAALRKALDRPLSSYRPDTAPVQSVDIVEVVAQVLSGGPES, translated from the coding sequence GTGGCCGAGCACTCGGCCCGGGGCTTGACCCAGTTCAACGATGCGGCGATCATCCACCCGACGGCCGCCGCCGCACGCGTTGAAGCCAGTGCGAAGGATCGAAGCGGCGACCCGCCGACCACCCTCGGATATCTGGGCCGATTGACCGACGCCAAGGGCGTGGATGTTCTTCTTGCGGCCATCGAGGGCACCGACAAGCGCCTGATCGTCGCGGGCGAAGGCGAATCCGCTTTCGTCGCCGGCTTGAAAAGTCGCGCACGCGGGCAAGTCGAGTGGCGCGGGCAGACGGAGCTCGCGCCGTTCTTCGGCGAGATCGACGTTCTGGTCGTTCCCTCGGTATGGCTGGAGCCCTTCGGCCTGGTGGTCGTGGAAGCGGCCCGCGCGGGTGTGCCCGTCCTGATCGCGGAGCGCCCCGGTCTGCTCGAAGCCGCACGGGCGTCCGGCGCACGGCACTCCACCTTTGCCGCGAATGACGTTGCAGCGCTGCGGAAAGCGCTTGACCGGCCACTGAGCAGCTACCGGCCCGATACCGCGCCGGTACAATCGGTCGACATTGTCGAAGTGGTTGCTCAGGTGTTGTCTGGGGGGCCGGAAAGTTGA